One region of Oncorhynchus mykiss isolate Arlee chromosome 8, USDA_OmykA_1.1, whole genome shotgun sequence genomic DNA includes:
- the buc gene encoding bucky ball, translated as MEDMNNPSHSMGVGQPHHPTNHTRPFFYVQPPTQPYYNMYQWNMNPYGQYGLPPPVIPYGRPYMAPYPYTGMQYPGYVVPQAPMQPVDYSRVFNPHISSATYDVQYRHHYQQQACVLRETACSEVQTDPSDTVHKLIDSLDRLRTNEKPPEDSELNPKSDPGSLTSETTISSSGNMEEFSGMGRELKLRPLPQRQPQQGKRRQRDSPLPSSVFSDSAITAVVSDAETSQSCLEEMATHDCWSLGSVVLPIDSSSIHEESLEESRQQCHSEKSHLNTEEPGMGGQSKEHPNAPEDVKCDSVALTQSLELNEASHDHHSLDCLAPEQDCDKVLIPSASALKDPVENVASKAESSDLPYRILRLPCDQVTGMLLDDPLWYVDSAASSLVPPPQSHLSPLGSAYYCSYYPQVAQERQSVLSPSIDELSSRDELFSTDIEDVDLISGGHMYVGGGKLAEATCNTPDLSGKENVPTKSNPVEEGFAACSKTCLSCGLSLAEELRPDDSQGLCRYVEREETDDDVLEEDDYNEGGELLSACQVPVKKPHHPNGVPQPPARQFHNSKPKRGCCEDHHEVMCHEEQEHGYLWSFDCCEDHKATGKADKYKGKGGQRNAPCRPYNEKPWRAGTVASDQDSWGSSGAKYKSKSWRPYNGSQEQMRPPRRRPFVQQRPRRTDYDDHEESEFSRCQRGRGTTKRRGTRY; from the exons ATGGAAG ATATGAATAATCCTTCACACTCAATGGGAGTTGGGCAACCACACCATCCAACTAATCACACAAGACCGTTTTTCTATGTTCAACCACCAACTCAACCTTATTATAATATGTACCAATGGAATATGAACCCATATGGCCAGTATGGTCTTCCCCCACCAG TTATTCCTTATGGGCGTCCATATATGGCTCCATATCCATACACTGGTATGCAGTATCCTGGCTATGTGGTTCCCCAGGCTCCGATGCAGCCTGTTGATTACAGTAGGGTGTTtaacccacacatctcctctgcGACCTATGACGTCCAGTACCGCCACCACTACCAGCAACAGGCCTGTGTACTGCGAGAGACCGCATGCTCAGAGGTTCAAACTGATCCGAGCGACACTGTCCACAAGCTGATCGACAGTCTGGACAGGCTCAGAACCAATGAGAAGCCACCTGAAGACAGTGAGTTAAACCCTAAATCTGACCCAGGGTCCCTAACCTCTGAGACAACCATTTCTTCCTCTGGAAATATGGAAGAATTCAGTGGGATGGGTAGGGAGCTGAAGTTGAGACCTCTGCCACAGAGACAACCCCAACAGGGTAAGAGGAGGCAGAGGGACTCCCCTCTGCCCAGCAGCGTATTCAGTGACTCTGCTATTACAGCAGTGGTCTCTGATGCAGAAACCAGTCAGAGTTGCCTGGAGGAGATGGCCACGCACGATTGCTGGTCCCTGGGCTCTGTGGTGCTGCCCATCGATAGCTCTTCTATCCATGAGGAGAGTCTGGAGGAGTCTAGGCAGCAATGCCACTCTGAGAAGAGCCACCTGAATACTGAAGAACCTGGGATGGGGGGGCAGTCCAAAGAACATCCTAATGCTCCAGAGGATGTCAAATGTGACTCTGTGGCCTTGACACAGAGCCTTGAACTGAATGAGGCTTCACATGACCACCACTCACTTGACTGTCTGGCTCCAGAACAAGATTGTGACAAGGTTCTGATACCATCCGCCTCTGCGCTGAAGGACCCTGTAGAAAATGTAGCCTCCAAGGCAGAGTCCTCTGACTTGCCTTACAGAATCCTCAGGCTGCCCTGTGATCAGGTTACAGGCATGCTGCTGGACGATCCACTGTGGTATGTTGACTCTGCTGCATCCAGTCTGGTGCCTCCACCGCAAAGCCATCTGTCCCCGCTTGGGAGTGCCTACTACTGTAGCTACTACCCCCAAGTGGCCCAGGAGCGCCAGAGTGTCCTCAGCCCATCCATAGACGAGCTCTCCTCCAGAGACGAGCTCTTCTCCACTGATATCGAAGATGTCGACCTTATCTCTGGTGGTCACATGTATGTGGGAGGCGGCAAGCTAGCCGAGGCAACCTGCAATACACCTGACCTCTCTGGTAAGGAAAACGTACCAACTAAATCCAACCCAGTAGAAGAAGGGTTTGCAGCTTGTTCGAAGACCTGTCTCAGCTGTGGCCTGAGCCTGGCGGAAGAGTTGAGGCCAGACGACTCACAAGGGCTATGCCGTTATGTTGAGCGGGAGGAAACAGATGACGATGTGCTAGAGGAAGATGACTACAATGAGGGAGGGGAGCTGTTGAGCGCCTGTCAGGTGCCTGTGAAGAAACCACATCACCCTAACGGAGTGCCTCAGCCGCCTGCTCGCCAGTTTCATAACAGTAAACCAAAGAGGGGCTGCTGTGAGGACCACCATGAAGTAATGTGTCATGAAGAGCAGGAGCACGGTTACCTCTGGAGTTTTGACTGCTGTGAGGACCACAAAGCGACTGGCAAAGCTGACAAGTATAAAGGGAAAGGAGGACAAAGAAATGCCCCATGCAGGCCTTATAATG AGAAACCTTGGAGAGCGGGCACTGTGGCATCAGACCAAGATAGCTGGGGGAGTTCTGGTGCCAAATATAAGTCTAAGTCTTGGAGACCGTACAATGGGTCACAAGAACAAA TGAGACCCCCACGCAGAAGGCCATTCGTTCAGCAGAGGCCCCGAAGGACTGACTATGACGATCATGAAGAATCCGAGTTCTCTCGCTGCCAGAGGGGCCGAG GGACCACAAAGAGAAGGGGCACAAGATATTAG